The following proteins come from a genomic window of Corynebacterium hansenii:
- a CDS encoding tetratricopeptide repeat protein, translated as MTHAHGHSHGHSHSHGHSHGGHRACSTPPPPPGTVDLEALKREADARAEAEKRISDQGEGLPPLVEVTAENFEPEVVIRSEQVPVVVLIGAVASPESVRLRLTLEEMAREANLNWIAAWVDADTQFDVARAFGVQALPTVVAVAMGQPIGQFVGEQTREYMDQWIEAVMDATRGRLKGLPAGTRMMGEGEEGPGEGDGAGMKPPTDDPRLEVAEEKLNEGDFEGAVAVYDEILKSEPANAELKAARTNVAFLARAQKIDRSSDPVARADADPKNVELALEAADVEMLVGDPAQALERLLALLPTVFGDDRTAIKDRLLDLLQLFDAADPVALDARRRMASALF; from the coding sequence ATGACGCACGCCCACGGACATTCCCATGGTCACTCGCACTCGCACGGACACTCCCACGGCGGCCACCGCGCGTGTTCGACGCCCCCGCCGCCGCCGGGCACCGTGGATCTGGAGGCGCTGAAGCGCGAGGCGGACGCCCGCGCGGAGGCGGAGAAGCGCATCTCCGACCAGGGGGAGGGGCTGCCGCCGCTGGTGGAGGTCACCGCGGAGAATTTCGAGCCCGAGGTGGTCATCCGCTCGGAGCAGGTGCCGGTGGTGGTGCTCATCGGCGCCGTGGCGTCGCCGGAGTCGGTGCGCCTGCGCCTGACGTTGGAGGAGATGGCGCGGGAGGCCAACCTCAACTGGATCGCCGCGTGGGTCGACGCGGACACGCAGTTCGACGTCGCCCGCGCCTTCGGCGTGCAGGCCCTGCCGACGGTGGTGGCCGTGGCGATGGGCCAGCCGATCGGCCAGTTCGTCGGCGAGCAGACCCGCGAGTACATGGACCAGTGGATCGAGGCGGTCATGGATGCCACGCGCGGCCGCCTCAAGGGCCTGCCCGCCGGCACCCGCATGATGGGCGAGGGGGAGGAGGGCCCCGGCGAAGGCGACGGCGCCGGCATGAAGCCCCCGACGGACGACCCGCGCCTGGAGGTCGCCGAGGAGAAGCTCAACGAGGGCGACTTCGAGGGCGCGGTGGCGGTCTACGACGAGATCCTCAAGTCCGAGCCGGCCAACGCCGAGTTGAAGGCGGCGCGCACCAACGTGGCGTTCCTGGCCCGGGCGCAGAAGATCGACCGTTCCTCCGACCCCGTCGCGCGCGCCGACGCCGACCCGAAGAACGTGGAGCTGGCGCTGGAGGCCGCCGACGTGGAGATGCTCGTCGGGGACCCGGCGCAGGCACTGGAGCGCCTGCTCGCCCTGCTGCCGACGGTGTTCGGCGACGACCGCACGGCCATCAAGGACCGGCTGCTGGACCTGCTGCAGCTTTTCGACGCCGCCGACCCCGTCGCCCTCGACGCCCGCCGCCGGATGGCCAGCGCGCTGTTCTAG
- the mce gene encoding methylmalonyl-CoA epimerase: MTENNVTVPHHFVTHVDHVGIAVPDFDAAVEWYRANMGFVNYHEEINEEQGVREAMLGPAEKVEGGTLVQILAPLNEESTIAKYLDKKGPGIQQYALRVTDMDALMAHLKEQGTRVLYEVPKNGTAGSRINFVHPKDAGGVLLELVEPAK, encoded by the coding sequence ATGACCGAGAACAACGTCACCGTCCCCCACCACTTCGTCACCCACGTCGACCACGTCGGCATCGCCGTCCCCGACTTCGACGCCGCCGTCGAGTGGTACCGCGCGAACATGGGCTTCGTGAACTACCACGAGGAAATCAACGAGGAGCAGGGCGTCCGCGAGGCCATGCTCGGCCCGGCCGAAAAGGTCGAGGGCGGCACCCTGGTCCAGATCCTCGCCCCGCTGAACGAGGAATCGACCATCGCGAAGTACCTGGACAAGAAGGGCCCCGGCATCCAGCAGTACGCCCTGCGCGTCACCGACATGGACGCCCTGATGGCGCATCTCAAGGAGCAGGGCACCCGCGTGCTCTACGAGGTGCCCAAGAACGGCACCGCGGGCTCCCGCATCAACTTCGTCCACCCGAAGGACGCCGGCGGCGTGCTGCTCGAGCTCGTCGAGCCGGCCAAGTAG
- a CDS encoding glucose PTS transporter subunit IIA, which translates to MAATVESTAKFILDKVGGPENISSVTHCATRLRFHLHDLSLADQDAIDADDKVLGVVPQGSTGLQVIMGGDVGNYHQALVRQPGMGESGGGSAKASRGPKVGADGKKEYDGVRGKFGWVDFCFEFLSDTFRPVLWALLGASLIITLLVLADTFGIQSFSAPEGETLPPTWQFLHAMWRSVFYFLPVMVGATAARKLGANEWVGAAIPAAMLTPEFLKLGSQGDTVTVFGLPMVLNDYAGQVFPPLFAAVILYFVEKGLKKIIPGDIQMVFVPFFSLLIMIPLTAFLVGPFGIGLGNGISNMLLAINGFSPFVLAIVVPLIYPFMVPLGLHWPLNAIMIQNIASLGYDFIQGPMGAWNFACFGLVTGVMIVAMREKDASMRQVSSGGMFAGLLGGISEPSLYGVVLRFKKTYLRLLPGCFVGGVVMGLFNVKAKAFVFTSMLTVGAFDPLGGYVIGIAAAFFTSLLLVLFFDYRSAEEKADAHERIARERAAAMAEVEEAANAPLPESSRDDAAVPATAAAGAGAGAATAVAVADAPTAEQLDLAVAAPMSGTLLPLSEVPDAAFAAGKVGKGAAIDPDGDTVVAPADGKVMVTFPTGHAVGLKLDNGLQILVHIGVDTVNMDGKGFEFLVSKGDHVTAGTPLVRFDRDAIVAAGYSPITPVLVTNHRKFGSVDVVAKQGPIAIGDELLEATPKPPKTEAEQA; encoded by the coding sequence GTGGCCGCTACGGTCGAGTCCACAGCGAAATTCATCCTCGACAAGGTCGGCGGGCCGGAGAACATCTCCTCCGTGACGCACTGCGCCACCCGCCTCCGCTTCCACCTCCACGACCTCTCCCTGGCCGACCAGGACGCCATCGACGCCGACGACAAGGTGCTCGGCGTGGTGCCGCAGGGCTCCACGGGCCTGCAGGTGATCATGGGCGGCGACGTGGGCAACTACCACCAGGCGCTCGTCCGCCAGCCGGGCATGGGCGAATCCGGCGGCGGCTCGGCCAAGGCGTCCCGCGGGCCGAAGGTCGGCGCCGACGGCAAGAAGGAGTACGACGGCGTCCGCGGCAAGTTCGGCTGGGTCGACTTCTGCTTCGAGTTCCTGTCCGACACGTTCCGCCCCGTCCTGTGGGCACTGCTGGGCGCGTCGCTGATCATCACCCTGCTGGTGCTGGCCGACACCTTCGGCATCCAGTCGTTCAGCGCCCCCGAGGGCGAGACCCTGCCGCCGACGTGGCAGTTCCTGCACGCCATGTGGCGGTCGGTGTTCTACTTCCTGCCGGTCATGGTCGGCGCGACCGCGGCCCGCAAGCTCGGCGCCAACGAGTGGGTCGGCGCCGCCATCCCGGCCGCGATGCTCACCCCGGAGTTCCTCAAGCTGGGCAGCCAGGGCGACACCGTCACCGTCTTCGGCCTGCCGATGGTCCTCAACGACTACGCCGGCCAGGTCTTCCCGCCGCTGTTCGCCGCGGTGATCCTGTACTTCGTGGAGAAGGGCCTGAAGAAGATCATCCCGGGCGACATCCAGATGGTGTTCGTGCCGTTCTTCTCGCTGCTGATCATGATCCCGCTGACCGCGTTCCTCGTCGGCCCGTTCGGCATCGGCCTGGGCAACGGCATCTCCAACATGCTGCTGGCCATCAACGGGTTCTCGCCGTTCGTCCTCGCCATCGTCGTGCCGCTGATCTACCCGTTCATGGTTCCGCTGGGCCTGCACTGGCCGCTCAACGCCATCATGATCCAGAACATCGCGTCGCTGGGCTACGACTTCATCCAGGGCCCCATGGGCGCGTGGAACTTCGCGTGCTTCGGCCTGGTCACCGGCGTCATGATCGTCGCCATGCGCGAGAAGGACGCCTCCATGCGCCAGGTCTCCTCCGGCGGCATGTTCGCCGGCCTGCTCGGCGGCATTTCCGAGCCCAGCCTCTACGGCGTCGTGCTGCGCTTCAAGAAGACCTACCTGCGCCTGCTGCCCGGCTGCTTCGTCGGCGGCGTGGTGATGGGCCTATTCAACGTCAAGGCCAAGGCCTTCGTGTTCACCTCGATGCTGACCGTCGGCGCGTTCGACCCGCTGGGCGGCTACGTCATCGGCATCGCCGCGGCGTTCTTCACGTCGCTGCTGCTGGTGCTGTTCTTCGACTACCGCTCCGCCGAGGAGAAGGCAGACGCCCACGAGCGCATCGCCCGCGAGCGCGCCGCCGCCATGGCCGAGGTCGAGGAAGCGGCCAACGCGCCCCTGCCCGAATCCTCGCGTGACGACGCCGCCGTCCCCGCGACCGCCGCCGCCGGTGCGGGCGCCGGCGCCGCGACCGCCGTGGCCGTCGCCGATGCCCCGACCGCCGAGCAGCTCGACCTCGCCGTCGCCGCGCCGATGAGCGGCACGCTGCTGCCGCTGTCGGAGGTGCCCGACGCCGCCTTCGCCGCCGGCAAGGTCGGCAAGGGCGCGGCCATCGACCCCGATGGCGACACCGTCGTCGCGCCCGCCGACGGCAAGGTCATGGTGACCTTCCCGACCGGCCACGCCGTCGGCCTGAAGCTGGACAACGGCCTGCAGATCCTGGTCCACATCGGCGTCGACACCGTGAACATGGACGGCAAGGGCTTCGAGTTCCTGGTGTCCAAGGGCGATCACGTCACCGCGGGCACCCCGCTGGTGCGTTTCGACCGCGACGCCATCGTCGCCGCCGGCTACTCGCCGATCACCCCGGTTCTGGTGACGAACCACAGGAAGTTCGGTTCGGTCGACGTCGTCGCGAAGCAGGGCCCGATCGCCATCGGCGACGAGCTGCTGGAGGCGACCCCGAAGCCGCCGAAGACGGAGGCCGAGCAGGCGTAG
- the nucS gene encoding endonuclease NucS — protein sequence MRLVIARCTVDYVGRLTAHLPEAPRLLLVKADGSVSVHADDRAYKPLNWMTPPCSLSEQPILDESGEDTGELLWIVENSKGEQLRITISEVLSDETHELGQDPGLVKDGVETHLQELLAEHFTTFGEGWTLIRREYPTAIGPVDLLGRDSDGATVAVEVKRRGNIDGVEQLTRYLDMLNRDEMLAPVAGVFAAQEIKPQARTLAEDRGIRCVVVDYDTLRGTESNELRLF from the coding sequence ATGCGCCTCGTTATCGCCCGCTGCACCGTCGACTACGTCGGCCGTCTCACCGCCCACCTTCCGGAGGCCCCGCGCCTGCTCCTGGTCAAGGCGGACGGTTCGGTCTCCGTCCACGCCGATGACCGGGCGTACAAGCCGCTGAACTGGATGACCCCGCCGTGCTCGCTGTCGGAGCAACCGATTCTCGACGAGTCGGGGGAGGACACCGGCGAGTTGCTGTGGATCGTGGAGAACTCCAAGGGGGAGCAGCTGCGCATCACCATTTCCGAGGTGCTTTCCGACGAAACCCACGAACTCGGGCAGGACCCGGGGCTGGTCAAGGACGGCGTGGAGACCCACCTGCAGGAGCTGCTGGCGGAGCATTTCACCACGTTCGGCGAGGGCTGGACCCTCATCCGCCGGGAGTACCCGACGGCGATCGGACCGGTGGACCTGCTGGGCCGCGACTCCGATGGCGCGACGGTCGCCGTGGAGGTCAAGCGCCGCGGCAACATCGACGGCGTGGAACAGCTGACCCGCTACCTGGACATGCTCAACAGGGACGAGATGCTCGCCCCCGTCGCCGGCGTGTTCGCCGCGCAGGAAATCAAGCCGCAGGCCCGCACCCTCGCCGAGGACCGCGGCATCCGGTGCGTGGTCGTCGACTACGACACGCTGCGCGGCACCGAGTCCAACGAGCTGCGCCTCTTCTGA
- the atpD gene encoding F0F1 ATP synthase subunit beta — MSTALNEQNTATATGRIVRVIGAVVDVEFPRNELPALYNALTVEVTLPSVAKKIVLETAQHLGDNLVRTIAMAPTDGLVRGAEVIDSGKPISVPVGDVVKGHVFNAMGDCLDEPGLGRDGEQWGIHREPPAFDQLEGKTEILETGIKVIDLLTPYVKGGKIGLFGGAGVGKTVLIQEMITRIAREFSGTSVFAGVGERTREGTDLFLEMEEMGVLQDTALVFGQMDEPPGVRMRVALSGLTMAEYFRDVQHQDVLLFIDNIFRFTQAGSEVSTLLGRMPSAVGYQPTLADEMGVLQDRITSTKGRSITSLQAVYVPADDYTDPAPATTFAHLDATTELDRSIASKGIYPAVNPLSSTSRILEPSIVGEEHYRVAQQVINILQKNKELQDIIAILGMDELSEEDKVTVQRARRIQRFLGQNFFVAEKFTGLPGSYVPLKDTIVAFDRICKGDFDNYPEMAFDGLGGLDDVEKKYAEMQKK, encoded by the coding sequence ATGAGCACAGCTCTCAACGAGCAGAACACTGCGACGGCCACCGGCCGCATCGTGCGTGTCATCGGTGCCGTCGTCGACGTGGAGTTCCCGCGTAACGAGCTCCCGGCACTGTACAACGCGCTGACCGTGGAAGTTACCCTTCCGTCGGTCGCCAAGAAGATCGTCCTCGAGACGGCGCAGCACCTGGGCGACAACCTGGTGCGCACCATCGCCATGGCCCCGACCGACGGTCTGGTCCGCGGCGCGGAGGTTATCGACTCGGGCAAGCCGATTTCGGTTCCGGTCGGCGACGTCGTCAAGGGCCACGTCTTCAACGCCATGGGCGACTGCCTGGACGAGCCGGGCCTCGGCCGCGACGGCGAGCAGTGGGGCATCCACCGCGAGCCCCCGGCCTTCGACCAGCTCGAGGGCAAGACCGAGATCCTGGAGACGGGCATCAAGGTCATCGACCTCCTGACCCCCTACGTCAAGGGCGGCAAGATCGGCCTGTTCGGTGGCGCCGGCGTCGGCAAGACCGTTCTGATCCAGGAGATGATCACCCGCATCGCCCGCGAGTTCTCGGGTACGTCGGTGTTCGCCGGCGTCGGCGAGCGCACGCGTGAGGGCACGGACCTCTTCCTCGAGATGGAGGAGATGGGCGTGCTGCAGGATACGGCCCTCGTCTTCGGCCAGATGGACGAGCCGCCGGGAGTCCGCATGCGCGTCGCGCTGTCGGGCCTGACCATGGCGGAGTACTTCCGTGACGTGCAGCACCAGGACGTGCTGCTGTTCATCGACAACATCTTCCGCTTCACGCAGGCCGGTTCCGAGGTGTCGACCCTGCTGGGCCGCATGCCCTCGGCCGTGGGCTACCAGCCGACGCTGGCCGACGAGATGGGCGTCCTCCAGGACCGAATCACGTCGACCAAGGGCCGTTCGATCACGTCTCTGCAGGCCGTCTACGTGCCCGCCGACGACTACACCGACCCGGCTCCGGCGACCACGTTCGCCCACCTCGACGCCACCACGGAGCTCGACCGCTCCATCGCGTCGAAGGGCATCTACCCGGCCGTGAACCCGCTGTCGTCGACGTCTCGCATCCTCGAGCCGTCCATCGTCGGCGAGGAGCACTACCGCGTGGCGCAGCAGGTCATCAACATCCTGCAGAAGAACAAGGAGCTCCAGGACATCATCGCGATCCTGGGCATGGACGAGCTGTCCGAGGAGGACAAGGTCACCGTCCAGCGCGCCCGTCGCATCCAGCGATTCCTGGGCCAGAACTTCTTCGTCGCGGAGAAGTTCACCGGCCTGCCGGGCTCCTACGTGCCGCTGAAGGACACCATCGTGGCCTTCGACCGCATCTGCAAGGGCGACTTCGACAACTACCCGGAAATGGCCTTCGACGGCCTGGGCGGCCTCGACGACGTCGAGAAGAAGTACGCCGAGATGCAGAAGAAGTAA
- a CDS encoding thiamine-binding protein, with product MIVAFSVAPASADPDEGMSAAVAEAVRVVRESGLPNETNSMFTLVEGEWDEVMDVVKRATEAVSSVAPRTSLVLKADIRPGYTGQLSAKVDAVERRLAE from the coding sequence ATGATCGTCGCCTTTTCCGTCGCCCCCGCTTCGGCGGACCCCGATGAGGGGATGTCCGCCGCGGTCGCGGAGGCCGTCCGCGTGGTCCGCGAGTCGGGCCTGCCCAACGAAACCAATTCGATGTTCACGCTCGTCGAGGGCGAGTGGGACGAGGTGATGGACGTGGTCAAGCGCGCCACCGAGGCGGTGTCCTCCGTCGCGCCGCGCACGTCGCTGGTGCTCAAGGCCGACATCCGCCCGGGGTACACGGGGCAGTTGTCGGCGAAGGTCGACGCGGTCGAGCGCAGGCTGGCCGAGTAG
- a CDS encoding TIGR02611 family protein, which yields MEDRISRLMDRMGERHERMRRRWYGPFLSPVLLVLGFCLLIVGIIILPTPAPGWLLIFVSLGVLSLVHPPMRRLNVRLARLYDASEAWFRKQHWVTQVALGAVLTISVAAIMASVWYFVAPDDWPYTRQDA from the coding sequence ATGGAGGATCGGATCAGCCGGTTGATGGATCGGATGGGGGAACGCCATGAGCGGATGCGGCGCCGCTGGTACGGTCCGTTCCTCTCCCCCGTGCTGCTGGTGCTGGGCTTTTGCCTGCTCATCGTGGGCATCATCATCTTGCCCACGCCCGCGCCCGGCTGGCTGCTGATCTTCGTCTCGCTGGGTGTGCTGTCGCTGGTCCATCCGCCGATGCGCAGGCTCAACGTCAGGCTGGCACGGCTTTACGACGCTTCGGAGGCGTGGTTCCGCAAGCAGCACTGGGTGACCCAGGTGGCGCTGGGCGCCGTCCTGACCATTTCGGTGGCGGCGATCATGGCGTCGGTGTGGTACTTCGTCGCCCCGGACGACTGGCCGTACACGAGGCAGGACGCATGA
- a CDS encoding DedA family protein has translation MKDPEPMDKVLLGLLMAMGVYSMAMLALRAWMLTHPLAYSFLIGGYTSATVSGANVSVGNGQWWMYLGASLVGALKFVPVYWLMGKRWGMEFIEMSLQYMPRAHRFFRKAIKQEASRTRAITLGLLPLGYAPGPVPGTVLNAVAGLLKVGFGLVMALNIASVLALNGLFMWLGYTFGDPVLEVVNLVNRYMLWVTLGLLAIVIIRARKKTA, from the coding sequence ATGAAGGACCCGGAGCCGATGGACAAGGTCCTGCTCGGCCTGCTCATGGCCATGGGCGTCTACTCCATGGCCATGCTGGCGCTGCGCGCGTGGATGCTGACGCACCCGCTGGCGTACTCGTTCCTGATCGGCGGCTACACCAGCGCGACGGTCTCCGGCGCCAACGTGTCCGTGGGCAACGGGCAATGGTGGATGTACCTGGGGGCGTCCCTGGTCGGTGCGCTGAAATTCGTGCCCGTCTACTGGCTGATGGGCAAGCGGTGGGGCATGGAATTCATCGAGATGTCGCTGCAGTACATGCCCAGGGCGCACCGGTTCTTCAGGAAGGCCATCAAGCAGGAGGCGTCGCGCACCCGCGCCATCACCCTGGGGCTGCTGCCGCTGGGGTACGCGCCGGGGCCGGTGCCGGGCACCGTGCTCAACGCCGTCGCCGGCCTGCTGAAGGTGGGGTTCGGCCTGGTGATGGCGCTCAACATCGCCAGCGTCCTCGCCCTCAACGGCCTGTTCATGTGGCTCGGCTACACCTTCGGGGACCCGGTGCTGGAGGTCGTCAACCTGGTCAACCGCTACATGCTGTGGGTGACGCTGGGGCTGCTGGCCATCGTGATCATCCGGGCGCGGAAGAAGACGGCGTAG
- a CDS encoding DUF2550 domain-containing protein encodes MDALNVFVLVVAFVLLLGGALALWRFAKLRSKGTPVIIRPIPAQDGGAWRHGVFKYTDCTAFVYKLRSLRPGADLSFPRSDVEILSRREPTTIEAGFFDRGLHVVVFSVAGQGEWELAVDDSGDTALVAWVESSPSVRQTRRLPTNIEERFRRVRARGAGEGRSNGRSGGGRR; translated from the coding sequence GTGGACGCCCTGAACGTCTTCGTGCTTGTCGTTGCCTTCGTTCTGCTGCTCGGGGGAGCGCTGGCGTTGTGGAGGTTCGCGAAGCTGCGTTCCAAGGGCACGCCGGTGATCATCCGCCCGATTCCCGCCCAGGACGGCGGCGCGTGGCGTCATGGCGTGTTCAAGTACACGGATTGCACCGCCTTCGTATACAAGCTCCGTTCGCTCCGTCCCGGCGCGGATCTGTCCTTCCCCCGCAGCGACGTGGAAATCCTCTCTCGCCGAGAGCCCACCACGATCGAGGCGGGGTTTTTCGATCGCGGGCTCCACGTGGTCGTCTTTTCCGTCGCGGGGCAGGGCGAGTGGGAGCTCGCGGTGGACGATTCCGGGGACACCGCGCTGGTGGCGTGGGTGGAGTCGTCGCCGTCGGTGCGCCAGACGCGCAGGCTGCCCACGAACATCGAGGAGCGCTTCCGCAGGGTCCGCGCCCGCGGCGCCGGCGAGGGCCGTTCCAACGGCCGCTCCGGCGGGGGCCGTCGCTGA
- a CDS encoding F0F1 ATP synthase subunit gamma, with protein sequence MANLRELRDRIKSVNSTKKITKAQELIATSRITKAQRRVADSQPYADEIESVIGRLASASSLDHPMLHEREGASRAAILVVTSDRGMCGGYNHNVLKKAAELRASLKDEGYETVTYVTGRKGIDYYDFREMPLAGTWEGFSQDPDYDLTHDVRRHLIDGFVASSEGTAKYREGLRVAEGEPIQGFDQVHVVYTEFVSMLSQIPRAHQMLPIEPVIETEEMDLGEDMLSDGGGDLHPDYEFEPDADTLLSELLPQYVSKSLFAVMLEAAASESAARRNAMKSATDNATELVKDLSRVANQARQAQITQEITEIVGGAGALDDSGESD encoded by the coding sequence ATGGCGAATCTTCGTGAACTTCGAGACCGCATCAAGTCGGTGAACTCGACGAAGAAGATCACCAAGGCACAGGAGCTCATCGCGACCTCGCGCATCACCAAGGCGCAGCGCCGCGTTGCGGATTCCCAGCCCTACGCCGACGAGATCGAGAGCGTCATCGGTCGCCTCGCCTCGGCTTCCTCGCTTGATCACCCGATGCTGCACGAGCGCGAGGGCGCGTCCCGTGCCGCGATTCTCGTGGTGACGTCCGATCGCGGCATGTGCGGCGGTTACAACCACAACGTCCTGAAGAAGGCCGCGGAGCTCCGCGCCTCCCTGAAGGACGAGGGGTACGAGACCGTCACCTACGTCACGGGCCGCAAGGGCATCGATTACTACGATTTCCGCGAGATGCCGTTGGCCGGCACCTGGGAGGGCTTCTCCCAGGATCCGGACTACGACCTCACCCATGACGTCCGTCGCCACCTGATCGACGGGTTCGTCGCCTCCTCCGAGGGCACCGCCAAGTACCGCGAGGGACTGCGCGTGGCCGAGGGAGAGCCGATCCAGGGCTTCGACCAGGTGCACGTGGTGTACACGGAGTTCGTGTCCATGCTGTCCCAGATCCCGCGGGCGCACCAGATGCTGCCCATCGAGCCGGTCATTGAGACCGAGGAGATGGATCTGGGCGAGGACATGCTTTCCGACGGCGGCGGGGACCTGCACCCGGACTACGAATTCGAGCCGGATGCCGACACGCTGCTTTCGGAGCTGCTTCCGCAGTACGTGTCGAAGAGCCTGTTCGCCGTGATGCTGGAGGCCGCCGCCTCCGAGTCCGCGGCGCGACGCAACGCCATGAAGTCCGCGACCGACAACGCGACCGAGCTGGTCAAGGACCTCTCGCGCGTGGCCAACCAGGCCCGTCAGGCGCAGATCACCCAGGAAATCACAGAGATCGTCGGTGGCGCCGGTGCGCTCGACGACAGCGGAGAAAGTGACTAG
- the atpA gene encoding F0F1 ATP synthase subunit alpha produces MAELTISSDEIRSAIANYTSSYSPEASREEVGVVISAADGIAQVAGMPSVMTNELLEFPGGVIGVAQNLDTDKVGVVVLGNFESLAEGDEVKRTGDVLSIPVGDNFLGRVINPLGQPIDGLGDIEAEEDRVLELQAPSVLQRQPVEEPMATGIKAIDAMTPIGRGQRQLIIGDRKTGKTAVCLDTILNQKANWESGDPTKQVRCIYVAIGQKGSTIAGVRKTLEDHGALEYTTIVAAPASDAAGFKWLAPFAGAALGQHWMYQGKHVLVIYDDLTKQAEAYRAISLLLRRPPGREAYPGDVFYLHSRLLERAAKLSDDMGAGSLTALPIIETKANDVSAFIPTNVISITDGQVFLESDLFNQGVRPAINVGVSVSRVGGAAQTKGMKKVSGNLRLDLASYRDLEAFAMFASDLDDASKRQLERGQRLVELLKQKENQPQSVEYQMTSIYLAGEGEFDDVPVEDVRRFETELMEYLYSNNEAVFEQIEGGTPFTDESKAALKSSVAEFKKGFQTSEGAPVVKEAPAEPLAEGEKTKEQISVSRKSAAK; encoded by the coding sequence ATGGCGGAGCTGACGATCTCCTCCGACGAGATCCGTAGCGCGATTGCGAATTACACCTCGAGCTACTCCCCGGAGGCCTCCCGCGAGGAGGTCGGCGTGGTCATCAGTGCTGCTGATGGCATCGCGCAGGTTGCGGGTATGCCGTCGGTCATGACCAACGAGCTTCTCGAGTTCCCGGGCGGCGTCATCGGCGTCGCGCAGAACCTCGACACCGACAAGGTCGGCGTCGTGGTGCTGGGCAACTTCGAGTCGCTCGCCGAGGGCGACGAGGTCAAGCGGACGGGCGATGTCCTGTCCATCCCGGTCGGGGACAATTTCCTCGGCCGCGTTATCAACCCCCTGGGCCAGCCGATCGACGGCCTGGGCGACATCGAGGCCGAAGAGGACCGCGTCCTGGAGCTCCAGGCCCCGTCCGTGCTGCAGCGTCAGCCGGTCGAGGAGCCGATGGCCACCGGCATCAAGGCCATCGACGCGATGACCCCGATCGGCCGCGGTCAGCGACAGCTGATCATCGGTGACCGCAAGACCGGCAAGACCGCGGTCTGCCTGGACACCATCCTCAACCAGAAGGCGAACTGGGAGTCCGGCGATCCGACGAAGCAGGTGCGCTGCATCTACGTCGCGATCGGCCAGAAGGGCTCGACCATCGCCGGCGTGCGCAAGACCCTCGAGGATCACGGCGCGCTCGAGTACACCACCATCGTGGCCGCCCCGGCCTCCGATGCCGCCGGCTTCAAGTGGCTGGCCCCCTTCGCGGGTGCCGCCCTGGGCCAGCACTGGATGTACCAGGGCAAGCACGTCCTGGTCATCTACGATGACCTGACCAAGCAGGCCGAGGCCTACCGCGCCATCTCCCTGCTGCTGCGCCGCCCGCCGGGACGCGAGGCGTACCCGGGCGACGTCTTCTACCTGCACTCCCGTCTGCTGGAGCGCGCGGCGAAGCTGTCCGACGACATGGGCGCCGGTTCGCTGACCGCCCTGCCGATCATCGAGACGAAGGCCAACGACGTCTCCGCCTTCATCCCGACCAACGTGATCTCCATCACCGATGGTCAGGTCTTCCTGGAGTCGGACCTGTTCAACCAGGGCGTCCGCCCGGCCATCAACGTCGGCGTCTCGGTTTCCCGAGTCGGCGGCGCCGCGCAGACCAAGGGCATGAAGAAGGTCTCCGGCAACCTGCGTCTGGACCTCGCGTCCTACCGCGACCTCGAGGCGTTCGCCATGTTCGCGTCCGACCTCGACGACGCCTCCAAGCGCCAGCTCGAGCGCGGCCAGCGACTGGTCGAGCTGCTGAAGCAGAAGGAGAACCAGCCGCAGTCGGTCGAGTACCAGATGACCTCGATCTACCTGGCCGGCGAGGGCGAGTTCGACGACGTCCCGGTCGAGGACGTGCGCCGCTTCGAGACCGAGCTGATGGAGTACCTGTACTCCAACAATGAGGCCGTTTTCGAGCAGATCGAGGGCGGCACGCCCTTCACCGACGAGTCGAAGGCCGCCCTGAAGAGCTCCGTCGCGGAGTTCAAGAAGGGCTTCCAGACCTCGGAGGGCGCGCCCGTCGTGAAGGAGGCTCCCGCCGAGCCCCTCGCCGAGGGCGAGAAGACCAAGGAGCAGATCTCGGTCTCCCGCAAGTCCGCCGCGAAGTAG
- a CDS encoding F0F1 ATP synthase subunit epsilon produces MADIATELVAVERKLWEGRATSVTAETTEGEIGVLPGHQPFLGQLTEKGTVTIRTDDGQVLVAAVQGGFLSVSTHKITVLADKAVWADEVDVADAESRLQSDDPEVKARAESELRASRRASGAA; encoded by the coding sequence ATGGCTGACATCGCCACCGAACTGGTCGCCGTCGAGCGCAAGCTCTGGGAGGGCAGGGCCACTTCCGTGACGGCCGAGACCACCGAGGGTGAGATCGGCGTGCTGCCCGGCCACCAGCCCTTCCTCGGCCAGTTGACCGAAAAGGGCACGGTGACCATCCGGACCGACGACGGCCAGGTTCTGGTCGCCGCGGTGCAGGGCGGGTTCCTCTCCGTGTCCACGCACAAGATCACCGTCCTCGCCGACAAGGCCGTTTGGGCCGACGAGGTCGACGTCGCCGACGCGGAGTCCCGTCTCCAGTCGGATGACCCGGAGGTCAAGGCACGGGCAGAGTCCGAGCTGCGCGCCTCGCGCCGCGCCTCGGGCGCCGCTTAG